The following proteins come from a genomic window of Trifolium pratense cultivar HEN17-A07 linkage group LG4, ARS_RC_1.1, whole genome shotgun sequence:
- the LOC123919460 gene encoding exocyst complex component EXO70B1-like has protein sequence MTLILIQIQRSLMHTKVWRFVGFASAVVGLVCYALSSSFNHLFGNWTLLKIILYTVFSFIICLVILYTNIWSHSRSLRFKAHTAFLVLTITSVYSFYFDKVMNGKPDVYSLISCAAFAIMLLSLSRQTQSGFEVDLLYFFLGCLIVLLMKVRLQLFILGAGLSYSLIILRSFFSSTQDIVYSELEHESSVIIEVNSLQQLASTDIASTMEQLRSYLNTLQQKNLNLVDILLKHVNEYGDSELMSFGPNFMINELQPELINYLHETAKLMVRAGFEEEFSKVYINCRRKCLEECLINRLFGLQKINLKNEHRQVRYVDTVIKRWITASEIALKILFPFEQRLCDHVFSGFTSSATRCFTEVFHGTTFQLLNFADEVAHGSPSIWRLFKMLAIFETLHYLIPKFQLCPDSLVNEAAVTVQNRLGIAISELFVKLNYLIFRVPAAKKVAPSDGRVHPMTVQIISYLASACRSRHTLEQILQEYPKVNNGVVVKVSFIAHMQWILDILEKRLKAKSKDYKNPALGYLFMMNNRSHIEAIIKTWDLETIFGDDWFKKYQAKIQQDFDLYQRNSWNKVLEFLKLDNNDFVAPDDNVTSELLKEKLNLFNKHFDEMYRVQSTWSVYDKKLREEIIISVGNTLLPVYGIFIGRFRDCFGVHANEYIEYGMFEIQDRLNNLFLGKR, from the coding sequence ATGACACTCATACTCATCCAAATTCAGAGGTCGCTGATGCATACAAAGGTATGGAGATTTGTTGGGTTTGCTTCAGCTGTTGTTGGACTTGTTTGTTATGCTCTAAGCTCTTCCTTCAACCATCTTTTTGGAAACTGGACTTTGTTGAAGATAATTCTTTACACTGTTTTCAGTTTCATTATCTGCCTTGTGATTTTGTATACAAATATATGGAGCCACTCGAGAAGTCTTCGGTTCAAAGCTCATACAGCGTTTTTGGTATTGACAATCACCTCTGTCTATTCCTTTTACTTCGATAAAGTGATGAATGGAAAACCAGATGTATATAGCTTAATTTCATGTGCTGCCTTTGCTATCATGTTGCTGAGTTTGTCGCGGCAAACTCAGAGCGGATTCGAAGTGGATCTTCTTTACTTTTTTCTCGGATGTCTAATTGTGTTACTCATGAAGGTTAGATTGCAGTTATTCATTCTTGGAGCAGGTTTGAGTTATTCCCTTATCATTCTtcgttctttcttttcttctacaCAAGATATTGTATACTCTGAACTAGAACATGAAAGTTCAGTAATTATTGAAGTCAATTCGCTGCAACAACTAGCCAGTACTGATATTGCTAGTACAATGGAACAACTAAGGTCTTATCTTAACACTCTCcagcagaaaaatttgaatcTTGTGGATATACTGTTGAAGCATGTGAATGAATATGGTGACTCTGAATTGATGTCGTTCGGCCCCAACTTCATGATCAATGAGTTGCAGCCAGAATTGATCAACTACCTTCATGAAACCGCGAAGTTGATGGTTCGCGCTGGATTTGAGGAAGAGTTTTCTAAGGTATACATCAATTGTAGAAGGAAGTGTTTGGAGGAGTGCCTAATAAATAGATTATTTGGCTTGCAGAAGATTAACCTCAAGAATGAACATCGACAAGTGAGATATGTAGATACTGTGATTAAAAGGTGGATCACAGCATCCGAAATTGCTCTTAAGATTCTATTTCCCTTCGAACAACGACTCTGTGATCATGTCTTTTCAGGTTTCACCTCCTCCGCTACTCGTTGTTTCACCGAGGTTTTCCACGGAACAACATTTCAGCTTCTGAATTTCGCTGATGAAGTTGCTCATGGAAGCCCTTCAATTTGGCGTTTATTCAAAATGCTCGCAATCTTTGAGACATTGCATTATCTGATACCGAAATTCCAGTTGTGTCCTGATTCGTTGGTGAACGAAGCAGCAGTTACAGTCCAAAACAGATTAGGCATAGCAATCAGTGAACTTTTCGTGAAACTGAACTATCTTATTTTTCGTGTCCCAGCAGCTAAGAAAGTTGCTCCGTCTGATGGCCGAGTTCATCCAATGACGGTCCAGATAATTAGTTACCTTGCTTCTGCTTGTAGGTCTCGTCATACACTAGAACAAATTTTGCAGGAATATCCCAAGGTGAATAATGGAGTAGTAGTGAAAGTTTCTTTTATAGCACACATGCAGTGGATATTGGATATACTAGAGAAAAGATTGAAAGCCAAGTCTAAAGACTACAAAAACCCTGCTTTGGGCTATCTTTTCATGATGAATAACAGGAGTCACATAGAAGCTATAATTAAAACTTGGGATTTGGAAACCATTTTCGGCGATGATTGGTTCAAAAAATATCAAGCAAAAATACAACAAGACTTTGATCTTTATCAAAGAAACTCATGGAACAAGGTGTTGGAGTTTTTGAAGTTGGACAACAATGACTTTGTGGCACCCGATGATAATGTTACGTCAGAGTTATTGAAAGAGAAGCTAAATCTGTTCAACAAGCATTTTGATGAGATGTATAGAGTTCAGTCTACTTGGTCTGTTTATGATAAGAAGCTGAGAgaagaaataataatatcagTGGGAAATACTTTGTTGCCTGTATATGGAATCTTCATTGGGAGGTTCCGGGATTGTTTTGGTGTTCATGCTAATGAATATATTGAATATGGAATGTTTGAGATTCAAGATCGACTCAACAATTTGTTTCTGGGAAAAAGATAG